Genomic segment of Phycisphaerales bacterium AB-hyl4:
CGATCAGCACCGGCTCATTGCTTATTCCCGCGATCGGCATCGGACTGGCTGTGCAGAACCCGGCTACGCCGTTCTGGGTCATGGCGACGCTCGCGCTGCTGTGCGGGCTGGGCGGGGGCAACTTCGCATCGAGCATGGCCAACATCAGCTTCTTCTTTCCCAAGAAAGAAAAGGGCACGGCGCTGGGCCTCAACGCCGGGCTGGGCAACCTCGGCGTCAGCGCGACGCAGTTCATCGTGCCGCTGGTGATCACAATCGGCGTGTTCGGCTTCCTCGCAGGCTCACCGCAACAGGCCACGGGTGAGAGCACGCTCTGGCTGCAAAACGCCGGCTTCATCTGGGTGCCGTTCATCCTCATCGCGGCGATCGCGGCGTGGTTCGGCATGAACGACCTCGCCAGCGCCCGCGCGTCGGTCCGCGAGCAGGCGGTCATCTTCAAGCGCAAGCACAACTGGCTGATGTGCTGGCTATACATCGGGACGTTCGGCTCGTTCATCGGCTACTCGGCCGGCCTGCCGCTGTTGATTCGTGGCCAATTTCCCGACATCAACGCGGCGCAGTTCATCTTCCTCGGCCCGTTGATCGGCGCGCTGATCCGCCCGCTCGGCGGCTGGATGAGCGACCGCTTCGGCGGGGCACGGGTGACGCTCTGGAACTTCATCGCCATGGCCATCGCCGCCCTCGCCGTCGTGCTCACGCTGCCGCGCGGTGACTATGCGGGCAACTTCCCATTGTTTCTCACACTGTTTCTCGTGCTGTTCGCCACCACCGGCGTCGGCAACGGCAGCACGTTCCGGATGATCCCCGTGATCTTCCTCAACCAGCAGCAGCACAACGCCGACCCCACGCCCGAAGCCCAGGCCCGGGCCACCCAGCGCGGCGCGAAAGAGGCCGCGGCGGTGCTCGGCCTGTCGTCGGCGGTGGGGGCGTATGGCGGGTTTGTCATCCCGTACAGCTACGGATGGGCCATCGCCGGCACGGGCGGCCCCGCCGCGGCGCTCTACGGCTTCGTTGTGTTCTATGCGACCTGCGTGGGAATCACCTGGTGGTACTACGCCCGTCGCGGCGCGGAAGCGCCGTGCTAGCGCAGCGAGGGTCAACGTCCGATTGCCAATGATGCCTTCCGACAACCAGGAGACGGGTCGCCATGACCACCGCCACGCCCACATCCATCTCACCGGGGAGCCTGTCGGAGGCCAGCGCCGCCAACCGCGTGCTCTGGTTGTCGACGACGGCGTTTACGCTGATGTTCGCCGTGTGGTTGATGTTCGGCATCCTGGCTATCCCGTTGCGCGATGAGCTGGGATTGTCTGCGGTGCAGTTCTCGTGGCTCGCCGCGATCGCGATTCTCAACGGTTCACTCTGGCGACTGGTGTTCGGCATCCTCACCGATCGCTATGGCGGCCGACGTGTGTTCACCGTACTGGTGCTGCTGACGGCTGTGCCGACGTTTCTGGTCAGCTATGCCCAGACCTACACCCACCTGATGCTCTGCGCGTTTCTCCTGGGGCTGGCGGGCAACTCGTTCTCGGTCGGCATCGCGTGGAACGCGGCGTGGTTCCCCACGAAACGGCAGGGCTTCGCGCTCGGCGTGTTCGGCGCGGGCAATGTCGGCGCGTCGGTGACCAAGTTCATCGCGCCGGTGGTGATCGCGATCGTGCCGACAGTTGGCTGGTTGGGCGGCGTCGTGCCCGGCGGATGGCGGTTCGTGCCGTTCCTCTATGGCATCCTGTTGCTGGGCATGGCGGCTGCGTTGTGGTGGATGAGCCCGGCGCGCGACCGGATGCCGGGCCAGGGGCGAGCGCTGTCGGCCATGCTTCAGCCATTACGCTGCATGCGCGTCTGGCGGTTCAGCCTCTACTACGTCGTCGTCTTCGGCGCGTATGTCGCGCTGGCGGTGTGGCTGCCGCGCTATTACCAGGATGTGTACGGCCTCGCGCTGGGGCCGGCGGCGCTGCTCACGGCGCTTTTCATCTTCCCCGCGAGCCTGTTGCGGCCGCTGGGCGGTTACTTCTCAGACTGCTTCGGCGCACGACGGGTGATGTACTGGGTGTTCGGCGGGATGACCGCGGCGACGCTGTTGCTGGCGTTGCCGGAGATGCACATCACCGTCCCTGCCGCCGGCGGGCAGGTTTATCAACTGTCGCTTGGTTTGAATGTCTGGCTGTTCACAGCGCTACTGTTCGTGGTCGCGGTGGGCATGGGCATCGGCAAGGCGGCAGTGTACAAGTACATCCCCGACTACTTCCCGAAAGACGTCGGCGCCGTCGGCGGACTGGTGGGCATGCTTGGGGCGCTGGGCGGGTTCCTGCTGCCGCCGGTGTTTGCCTATTTTGAGTCGTTCAGCGGCGTGCCGCAGGCAACGTTCTTCGCCTTGTTCGTGGTGACGGCCCTGAGTCTGTTGTGGCTGCACGTGACAGTGCTGCGACTGTTGCGCGAAGAGGCGTCCCACGTGCGGCATGAGTTCGACCTGCCGACCGCGAGCGGGCCGACGATCACAGCCAGAAACGATGCGTGACTTCGACGCGGAATGTGTTACTGTCTTCTACCGTCACAAAGCCGACGCGCCAGGTCATAAATACAATCGGGAAGTTGCTGCACCACTATGTTTCAAGACGTTTACGGACGACGCATCGGCCACCTGCGCCTCTCGCTGACCAAAGCGTGTGCGATGCGCTGCACATACTGTCGGCCGGCCAAGCTCAGCCATCCGCGTAACGAGCCGACCCTCTCCGTCGACGAGATTGAAAACCTGGTTCGTCACCTCGCGATGCATCACGGCCTGCACAAGGTTCGGCTGACCGGCGGCGATCCGACGAGTCGGCCGGAGCTGACCGAGATCATCGGCCGAATCAGTGGCGTGCCGGGCATCGACGATCTGGCGATGACGACCAATGCGCTGACGCTGCCACACCGGGCACGTGAGTACGCCGAGGCGGGCTTGCATCGCATCAACGTTTCGCTGGACACGCTGAACGCCGAGCGTTTCGCGAAGCTGACCGGCGTGGACGGTCTGGAGCGCGTCCTGGCCGGGCTCGACGCGGCGGAGGCGGCGGGGTTGGTGCCCATCCGGATTAACTGTGTCGTGGTGCGCGGGCAAAATGAGAAGGACTTGCCGAGCCTTGTCCGATTTGCCGCCGATCGCGGGTTTGAAGTGCGGTTTATCGAGTTGATGCCGATGGGACCGTTGGCCGACCAGTGGGCGGACCGCTACGTGCCCGAGGCACAGATGCGCGAGCAGATGGATGAAGTCGTCTGTCATTGGCAACCACTGGAGCAGGGGCACGACGCGGCGCGACGGTATCGTGTGGTACTGGATGATGGCAGCGAAGCAACGGTCGGCTTCATCACGCCGATGAGCTGCAACTTCTGCGCTGCGTGCAACCGCATCCGCGTCGCGGCCGATGGCATGTTGTACCCGTGTCTGATGGATAAGCCAGCGCACACGTTGCTGCCGGCGCTCCGGCCGCGGTTTGACAGCGAACAACTCGACGAGCTGATCGCCATGGGCCTGCAGCAGAAACGACAAGAGCACCCCCACGATGGTTTTGTCGTGATGACCCACATAGGAGGTTGAGCCGTGGCCGACGAGACCGACGAGACCGACGTGTCCAACGCGTCCAATGCGATGCCGATGCAAGTGACGGTTAAGCTGTTTGGCCCGCAGGCGAAGCTGGTCGGGCGAGAGGCGGTCACGCTGACGCTTGATGGTGTTGAGCCGACTTGCCTCGCGTTGCGTGAGGCGTTGGCCGAGGCCGAGCCGACCTTGGCGGCGAGCCTGCCGAGCAGTCGATTCGCGGTGAACCACGAATATGTGGCCGAGGGCCATCGCATCCGCCGCGACGATGAGCTGGCGCTGATCGGCATGATCAGCGGCGGGTAGCAATTGAACGCGCTGTCGACGCGAAGTAGGCTGTACCGTCCGACATTGAACGCCATGAGTAACCGTTGCCAGAGGCGTGACGCATGAGGCGATCGGGATGACCGGAATCGAACTGGTGATCCTGGCGGTACTCGTGGCCGGGCTGGCAGCGCTGTACGCATCGGTCGGCCACGGCGGCGCGTCGGGCTATCTGGCTGCGATGGCGATGCTCAGCGTCGCACCGGCGT
This window contains:
- a CDS encoding MoaD/ThiS family protein: MADETDETDVSNASNAMPMQVTVKLFGPQAKLVGREAVTLTLDGVEPTCLALREALAEAEPTLAASLPSSRFAVNHEYVAEGHRIRRDDELALIGMISGG
- a CDS encoding NarK family nitrate/nitrite MFS transporter; amino-acid sequence: MTHQAATLRESAKRATPPAATGRVIEHWNPEDEAFWQSTGRRIARRNLWISIPALLLAFAVWMIWSVLVVYLPLVGFTYSQPQLFWLAALPALSGATLRIFYSFMVPLVGGRRWTAISTGSLLIPAIGIGLAVQNPATPFWVMATLALLCGLGGGNFASSMANISFFFPKKEKGTALGLNAGLGNLGVSATQFIVPLVITIGVFGFLAGSPQQATGESTLWLQNAGFIWVPFILIAAIAAWFGMNDLASARASVREQAVIFKRKHNWLMCWLYIGTFGSFIGYSAGLPLLIRGQFPDINAAQFIFLGPLIGALIRPLGGWMSDRFGGARVTLWNFIAMAIAALAVVLTLPRGDYAGNFPLFLTLFLVLFATTGVGNGSTFRMIPVIFLNQQQHNADPTPEAQARATQRGAKEAAAVLGLSSAVGAYGGFVIPYSYGWAIAGTGGPAAALYGFVVFYATCVGITWWYYARRGAEAPC
- the moaA gene encoding GTP 3',8-cyclase MoaA, with protein sequence MFQDVYGRRIGHLRLSLTKACAMRCTYCRPAKLSHPRNEPTLSVDEIENLVRHLAMHHGLHKVRLTGGDPTSRPELTEIIGRISGVPGIDDLAMTTNALTLPHRAREYAEAGLHRINVSLDTLNAERFAKLTGVDGLERVLAGLDAAEAAGLVPIRINCVVVRGQNEKDLPSLVRFAADRGFEVRFIELMPMGPLADQWADRYVPEAQMREQMDEVVCHWQPLEQGHDAARRYRVVLDDGSEATVGFITPMSCNFCAACNRIRVAADGMLYPCLMDKPAHTLLPALRPRFDSEQLDELIAMGLQQKRQEHPHDGFVVMTHIGG
- a CDS encoding nitrate/nitrite transporter — translated: MTTATPTSISPGSLSEASAANRVLWLSTTAFTLMFAVWLMFGILAIPLRDELGLSAVQFSWLAAIAILNGSLWRLVFGILTDRYGGRRVFTVLVLLTAVPTFLVSYAQTYTHLMLCAFLLGLAGNSFSVGIAWNAAWFPTKRQGFALGVFGAGNVGASVTKFIAPVVIAIVPTVGWLGGVVPGGWRFVPFLYGILLLGMAAALWWMSPARDRMPGQGRALSAMLQPLRCMRVWRFSLYYVVVFGAYVALAVWLPRYYQDVYGLALGPAALLTALFIFPASLLRPLGGYFSDCFGARRVMYWVFGGMTAATLLLALPEMHITVPAAGGQVYQLSLGLNVWLFTALLFVVAVGMGIGKAAVYKYIPDYFPKDVGAVGGLVGMLGALGGFLLPPVFAYFESFSGVPQATFFALFVVTALSLLWLHVTVLRLLREEASHVRHEFDLPTASGPTITARNDA